The Portunus trituberculatus isolate SZX2019 chromosome 19, ASM1759143v1, whole genome shotgun sequence genome contains a region encoding:
- the LOC123506116 gene encoding uncharacterized protein LOC123506116 isoform X2 produces the protein MCDKAYLNVEGHCCSSKDFWDCQQMQHCRPGSLQGTLLEKTSQDMSNAKELSKDERKKKALSSEAAGSGEACLAGVFFLACFCRLPLLVHWLQRPCLHPHRPILAVPTLFRDDGSFKHVVALMFAIEDFVSRFGTNLH, from the exons ATGTGTGACAAGGCCTACCTCAATGTGGAAGGGCACTGCTG CTCGTCGAAGGACTTTTGGGACTGCCAGCAGATGCAACACTGTAGACCAGGATCACTCCAAGGGACACTGCTGGAGAAAACATCTCAGGACATGAGCAATGCTAA agAGTTGagtaaggatgagagaaagaagaaagccttgagcagcgaggctgcaggaagtggggaagcttgcctgGCTGGTGTCTTCTTCCTGGCGTGCTTCTGTCGTCTCCCGTTGCTGGTCCATTGGCTGCAGCGACCTTGCCTTCACCCACATCGACCCATCCTGGCAGTCCCTACGTTGTTCAG AGATGATGGTAGCTTTAAGCATGTCGTGGCCCTTATGTTTGCCATCGAAGACTTTGTGTCACGCTTCGGCACCAACCTGCACTGA
- the LOC123506116 gene encoding uncharacterized protein LOC123506116 isoform X1 gives MCDKAYLNVEGHCCSSKDFWDCQQMQHCRPGSLQGTLLEKTSQDMSNAKELSKDERKKKALSSEAAGSGEACLAGVFFLACFCRLPLLVHWLQRPCLHPHRPILAVPTLFRCTPSFSFFDITSLHSTMKAHSILLKMHIHEC, from the exons ATGTGTGACAAGGCCTACCTCAATGTGGAAGGGCACTGCTG CTCGTCGAAGGACTTTTGGGACTGCCAGCAGATGCAACACTGTAGACCAGGATCACTCCAAGGGACACTGCTGGAGAAAACATCTCAGGACATGAGCAATGCTAA agAGTTGagtaaggatgagagaaagaagaaagccttgagcagcgaggctgcaggaagtggggaagcttgcctgGCTGGTGTCTTCTTCCTGGCGTGCTTCTGTCGTCTCCCGTTGCTGGTCCATTGGCTGCAGCGACCTTGCCTTCACCCACATCGACCCATCCTGGCAGTCCCTACGTTGTTCAGGTGCACgccatccttctcattctttgaCATCACCAGCCTACATTCAACAATGAAAGCCCATTCAATTTTATTGAAAATGCACATCCATGAATGTTGA
- the LOC123506115 gene encoding uncharacterized protein LOC123506115 isoform X3 — protein sequence MQASWWLESNSESCCMLLALRRMEQWTISRTSRPSFVCLYRVGKELQCNMQTLCPEEEVLPQDVQDWVEVEVCTTTDDSGTTVPDVSCTILGDHTYGACTQSETAADPVDVEVQTDQCTTLEKASQTHECECNNAGEDGALHNAFIQKILSNTNSIKRYTGW from the exons ATGCAGGCGAGCTGGTGGTTGGAAAGCAACAGTGAATCATGCTGTATGCTCCTTGCACTTCGTAGAATGGAACAATGGACCATCAGCAGAACATCCAGACCCAGTTTTGTTTGCTTATATCGGGTGGGGAAGGAATTACAGTGCAACATGCAAACATTGTGCCCTGAAGAAGAGGTGCTACCCCAAGATGTCCAAGACTGGGTAGAGGTGGAAGTATGCACTACCACAGACGATTCAG GTACTACAGTTCCTGATGTGAGCTGCACTATTTTGGGTGACCACACATATGGAGCTTGTACCCAAAGTGAAACTGCTGCAGACCCAGTAGATGTGGAGGTGCAGACTGATCAGTGTACAACACTTGAaaaagcttcacaaactcatgag TGTGAATGCAACAATGCTGGAGAAGACGGAGCATTACACAACGCCTTCATTCAGAAAATTCtcagcaacaccaacagcatTAAGAGATATACAG GCTGGTGA
- the LOC123506115 gene encoding uncharacterized protein LOC123506115 isoform X2, producing MWSTLWLGTTVPDVSCTILGDHTYGACTQSETAADPVDVEVQTDQCTTLEKASQTHECECNNAGEDGALHNAFIQKILSNTNSIKRYTGMQKKDFYYLFNLIKENLTDIHYWRRPNKVKKENIPPKNSKASTNSKLSWFHEYLMTLVHIRTGYDVTTLGDLFEVSLNVASSIIITWINVLYLVMKDWLIWPTAAQVRASLPDDFPKEYSDTRTILDCTEMFTVKPTNPSAQAATPKEYSDTRTILDCTKMFTVNPTNPSVQAATYSQYTNTPIDVAPYGSDCVDSCNTMQYDASTCVDLPPHSLLCNSKGHVKIIVFVEMFINKYIRNVY from the exons GTACTACAGTTCCTGATGTGAGCTGCACTATTTTGGGTGACCACACATATGGAGCTTGTACCCAAAGTGAAACTGCTGCAGACCCAGTAGATGTGGAGGTGCAGACTGATCAGTGTACAACACTTGAaaaagcttcacaaactcatgag TGTGAATGCAACAATGCTGGAGAAGACGGAGCATTACACAACGCCTTCATTCAGAAAATTCtcagcaacaccaacagcatTAAGAGATATACAGGCATGCAAAAAAaggatttttattatttgtttaactTGATCAAAGAAAATTTAACAGACATACACTATTGGAGACGGCCAAATAAGGTCAAGAAAGAGAATATACCACCAAAGAATAGTAAAGCATCTACAAATAGCAAATTGTCATGGTTTCATGAATATTTAATGACCCTAGTACACATCAGAACAGGATATGATGTAACTACGTTAGGGGATCTTTTTGAAGTTTCACTAAATGTTGCAAGTAGCATTATAATAACTTGGATTAATGTCCTTTATTTAGTCATGAAGGACTGGCTGATATGGCCAACTGCAGCACAGGTGCGTGCAAGTTTGCCTGATGATTTTCCGAAAGAATATTCAGACACACGAACAATCCTAGACTGCACCGAAATGTTTACAGTAAAGCCCACTAATCCTTCAGCTCAGGCTGCTACTCCGAAAGAATATTCAGATACACGAACAATCCTAGACTGCACCAAAATGTTTACAGTAAACCCCACTAATCCTTCAGTTCAAGCTGCTACATATTCACAATATACCAATACACCAATCGATGTGGCTCCTTATGGATCAGATTGTGTTGATAGTTGCAATACTATGCAATATGATGCCTCCACTTGTGTAGATCTACCCCCACACTCTCTACTATGTAATTCAAAAGGACATGTAAAGATAATAGTTTTTGTAGAAATGTttattaataaatatataagaaatgtttattaa
- the LOC123506115 gene encoding uncharacterized protein LOC123506115 isoform X1 — MQASWWLESNSESCCMLLALRRMEQWTISRTSRPSFVCLYRVGKELQCNMQTLCPEEEVLPQDVQDWVEVEVCTTTDDSGTTVPDVSCTILGDHTYGACTQSETAADPVDVEVQTDQCTTLEKASQTHECECNNAGEDGALHNAFIQKILSNTNSIKRYTGMQKKDFYYLFNLIKENLTDIHYWRRPNKVKKENIPPKNSKASTNSKLSWFHEYLMTLVHIRTGYDVTTLGDLFEVSLNVASSIIITWINVLYLVMKDWLIWPTAAQVRASLPDDFPKEYSDTRTILDCTEMFTVKPTNPSAQAATPKEYSDTRTILDCTKMFTVNPTNPSVQAATYSQYTNTPIDVAPYGSDCVDSCNTMQYDASTCVDLPPHSLLCNSKGHVKIIVFVEMFINKYIRNVY; from the exons ATGCAGGCGAGCTGGTGGTTGGAAAGCAACAGTGAATCATGCTGTATGCTCCTTGCACTTCGTAGAATGGAACAATGGACCATCAGCAGAACATCCAGACCCAGTTTTGTTTGCTTATATCGGGTGGGGAAGGAATTACAGTGCAACATGCAAACATTGTGCCCTGAAGAAGAGGTGCTACCCCAAGATGTCCAAGACTGGGTAGAGGTGGAAGTATGCACTACCACAGACGATTCAG GTACTACAGTTCCTGATGTGAGCTGCACTATTTTGGGTGACCACACATATGGAGCTTGTACCCAAAGTGAAACTGCTGCAGACCCAGTAGATGTGGAGGTGCAGACTGATCAGTGTACAACACTTGAaaaagcttcacaaactcatgag TGTGAATGCAACAATGCTGGAGAAGACGGAGCATTACACAACGCCTTCATTCAGAAAATTCtcagcaacaccaacagcatTAAGAGATATACAGGCATGCAAAAAAaggatttttattatttgtttaactTGATCAAAGAAAATTTAACAGACATACACTATTGGAGACGGCCAAATAAGGTCAAGAAAGAGAATATACCACCAAAGAATAGTAAAGCATCTACAAATAGCAAATTGTCATGGTTTCATGAATATTTAATGACCCTAGTACACATCAGAACAGGATATGATGTAACTACGTTAGGGGATCTTTTTGAAGTTTCACTAAATGTTGCAAGTAGCATTATAATAACTTGGATTAATGTCCTTTATTTAGTCATGAAGGACTGGCTGATATGGCCAACTGCAGCACAGGTGCGTGCAAGTTTGCCTGATGATTTTCCGAAAGAATATTCAGACACACGAACAATCCTAGACTGCACCGAAATGTTTACAGTAAAGCCCACTAATCCTTCAGCTCAGGCTGCTACTCCGAAAGAATATTCAGATACACGAACAATCCTAGACTGCACCAAAATGTTTACAGTAAACCCCACTAATCCTTCAGTTCAAGCTGCTACATATTCACAATATACCAATACACCAATCGATGTGGCTCCTTATGGATCAGATTGTGTTGATAGTTGCAATACTATGCAATATGATGCCTCCACTTGTGTAGATCTACCCCCACACTCTCTACTATGTAATTCAAAAGGACATGTAAAGATAATAGTTTTTGTAGAAATGTttattaataaatatataagaaatgtttattaa